The segment GTTGTAGTGCTTTTGTCCTCTATGTATTTACAAAGGGCTGTGGATTTTTCAATCTTTCCATCGTTATTGCTCATTCTTACCTTATTCCGACTAAGTCTCAATGTGGCTTCAACCCGATTAATTCTGGCTCAGGCAGATGCCGGGTCCGTTATTCGGGCTTTCGGTACTTTTGTTACCTATGGAAATATTTTTGTAGGCATTGATTTTTATCATACTTGTTGTTATTCAGTTTGTTGTGATAACCCGCGGTGCAA is part of the Candidatus Hydrogenedens sp. genome and harbors:
- a CDS encoding FHIPEP family type III secretion protein, with product MAVAPATRVPSTNIWSLARSPDIALAICVVGVLVVLIIPIPKVLMDLLLTLNISLSVVVLLSSMYLQRAVDFSIFPSLLLILTLFRLSLNVASTRLILAQADAGSVIRAFGTFVTYGNIFVGIDFYHTCCYSVCCDNPRC